The genomic stretch ATACTGGAGAGAGAACAGATACCAGTTTCTCAAGGCGGCATCGTTCCGCTGCCAAAAGTGCAGGGCAAAGGATGTTGAGTTGCATGTCCACCACAAGACCTACGAGCATAGAGGTTGTGAGTGGATGTTCCCCAAGGATGTAATTGTTTTCTGTAAAGAGTGTCACAAAAAGGAGCACGGGCAATAGGTGAAAAGAAAGAAGTCTACCACGCCCAATTGGGTCTACATCAACGCAATAGACAAAGACCCACGGCCAAAGGCTGCTCACAAGGCCCTACTCCATGCCATCCGCAGCTTCCGCAACAACGATACGGGAGAATGCTACCCGGCCATAAGTTCAATAGCCGAAAGGGCTGGGATGTCTATCCGAAGTGTTCACGGACTCCTGGCAGAGCTAAAAGAGTGGGATTTCGTTAAGTGGCGAGCGCACCCCAATGGTTCAAATGCATACACCCTGTACCCGACCCCTGCAAAATTTGCATACAAACAATATAGCGATGAAAGGCCAGCGACAGGAAGAATTGTGCCTCACTTCGATGGCAAGCTGGTCGATAAGGCGCATTTGCTTGATCACACAGAGTGGAGCCGCAATATCGACAGAGTCCAGGCCGAGTCCAGCGCGCAGAACACGGGCTACACACAACAGCAACTTGAATCCGGTTTCAACTCAGGGCCGGGATATCTAGAAGGGATACCTTTCTAATGGCTAGAATCGGACGCCCACCTCTCTACAACAACTGCATGGACCTCGACGCCATGTGCGAACTCTATTTTGAGGAGAAGCTAGAGAGCGGCGAACCAGTGCTCATCTCGGAATTGCCATTCTACATAGGCTTTGGGTCAAGGCATGCCGTGTTTGATTTGGAGCAGAATCCCGAGTTTTCTAACGTCATAAAAAAAGCCCGACACCGCCTTGAAATTGAGTGTGAGAAGGCGATGATGAAGGACAAGGGCAACCCAACCAAGCATATCTTCAGGATAAAACAGCCTGGTGCTGGTGGCTGGGTAGACAAGGTGGACCACCACTCCACGCAGGACACACGTATTCAGGTCGAGGTCGTCGGAATGCCGCAGCTCCCCCAGTCAGCCGTGGCTGTCCTCTCTGGTCAGCCCAATCAGGCACAACTCGATTCGTGTGCAGAAGCCGAATACGAAGAATTCGAGTCGTAACACCTGGGTGACACATTAGGCTAATTGATAATGGATAAAAAGTGGCAGCTTTTGGATATTTAATAACTACAAGTGCTTAGGCTGTAGAGCCTATTCCCGTAACGGCCATTATGTTAACTTCCATTATCAACGGTAGCACGCCATCCCACCGGCCAGGGGGGGGTGTGGGGTCAAAATGGTGGCGTAGGGCGTCGAGACTCGCTTGGCCCATGTCGGTGAATAAACAGGTTGCCCCCTGCACGAACGATTTTCACAAAAGGAAGGTTCCAATGAATAAGCCAACTGGTCCCGTATGGGAAAATTGCTATGGTCAGAATTTGCGCTGTGGCGACTGCGGGCGTCCTCGCATGCGCTCCACCCGACTTTGCCCTACCTGTACTCAGAAATTGATTGATGTAAACGCTGATAGCCATGCAGGGCGGAGGCGTTAGATGTCCCTCCCCCGTCGAGTAATCAAGGCTCTGGCTCGTAAGTGGCGCAACCGCAAGATGGTGAGCAAGTGCCGCTATTAAGTTTTCACTGCCCTAAGTGTGGGCATGAATTTGAAGACCTCCCAAGGAAGGACTGGGGGCGCAAGTCGGTTTGCCCGTTGTGTAATGCGATGGCCGAAGCTGATGAGATAGCCCCCTGCTCCTTCTCTTTAAGGGGGTGTGGTTGGGAGCGAGATGGCTACAGTTAAGGGTTCCCTTGGATTGGGCAGAGTCCCAAATGCAATTTATGTTTTTGCCGCCATAGCTCAGTTGGTTAGAGCAACTGCCTCGTAAGCAGACGGTCAGGGGTTCAAGTCCTCTCGGTGGCTCCAAGAAAATTTACCACCTCGCGGCTGATATTCTTTCATCCGCATAGCCTTTGGGAGTGCAACGCTCCCTTTCATGGATATCATGGCCGAGTACCAAACAAAAAGATGCACGAAGTGCGGTGAGGTTAAACCCGTCTCTGAGTTCTATAAGAGGGCTGAGTCTCGTGATGGCCTTGTCTCAAACTGTAAGTCGTGTGGTGCCGCAGCAACCAAGCGGTGGCGGGAGAACAACGCCGACAAGGACCGTGCTAGAAAGTACGCATGGCGAGAGAAGAACAAGGAACGGGCGCGAGAGATTGACCGCAAAAGCTACCAAAAGCGTCGCGAAGTTCGCAAGGCCAAGAACCGTGAGTACAACCGCACGCACAGGGAAGAACGTCGAGAATACCAACGCAATTACTACCATCAGGTTTTGCGGCCAAAGGTTAGCTATAATGTGAGCAAGCGCATTGCCGCCGGCATGAGGTTTTCTCTCAAAGATGGGGTGGCTAATGGGGGCGCGCATTGGGAAGACCTGGTTGGTTATAACTACTCTCAACTTGAGCGGCGCCTCAAAAAGACGATGCCCAAAAGCTATTCGTGGGATGATTTTTTGAGTGGGGATCTCCACATTGACCACATCCGGCCAATAGCATCTTTCAATATCACATCAGCTGACTGCTTTGACTTCAAGCAATGCTGGGCGTTGGACAACCTTCGCCTGCTACCCGCGAGTCAGAACCGCCTCAAAAAAGACAACCTTCTTGCTCCCGTTCCGGTGAGCCTGCCGGGGGTGTAGGGTGGCAAAATTCCAGCTTCCAGTTACGCCCCATAAATACCAAGAAATATTCCTGCAAGACATCAAGCGCTACAACGTGCTTGTTGCCCATAGACGGTTTGGGAAAACAGTCTGCGCACTGATTACGTTGATTCTGAGCGCGACGAGCACGCCGAAAGTAAATGCTCGATACGGGTACATTGCTCCGTTCTATAAGCAAGCAAAGCAAATTTCATGGGA from Pseudodesulfovibrio profundus encodes the following:
- a CDS encoding helix-turn-helix domain-containing protein, giving the protein MKRKKSTTPNWVYINAIDKDPRPKAAHKALLHAIRSFRNNDTGECYPAISSIAERAGMSIRSVHGLLAELKEWDFVKWRAHPNGSNAYTLYPTPAKFAYKQYSDERPATGRIVPHFDGKLVDKAHLLDHTEWSRNIDRVQAESSAQNTGYTQQQLESGFNSGPGYLEGIPF